GCCGTCGACGCGATCGACCTGCGCATCGCCAGCGGCAGTTATTGCTGCCTGCTGGGCCCCTCGGGCTGCGGCAAGAGCACCACGCTGCGCATGATCGCGGGCCACGAGTCGGTCACCAGCGGCGACATCCTGCTGGACAACCGCAACATCACCAACCTGCCGGCGGCCGCGCGCGGCACGGCGATGATGTTCCAGAGCTTCGCGCTGTTCCCGCACCTGTCGGCCACCGACAACGTGGCCTTCAGCCTCAAGATGAAAGGCGTCGGCAAGGCCGAGCGCCAGAAGCGTGCGCGCGACCTGCTGGCGCGCGTCGCCATGGGCCACCTGGCCGAGCGCAAGCCCGGCGAACTCTCCGGCGGCCAGCAGCAGCGCGTGGCGCTGGCGCGCGCGCTCATCACCGAGCCGCGCGTGCTGTTGCTGGACGAACCGCTCTCGGCGCTCGACCCGTTCCTGCGCATCCAGATGCGCGCGGAGCTGCGGCGCTGGCAGAAGGAGCTGGGCCTGACCTTCGTGCACGTCACGCACTCGCAGGAAGAAGCCATGGCGCTGGCCGACACGATGGTGGTGATGAACCACGGCGTGATCGAGCAGGTCGGCTCGCCGCACGAGATCTACAACCACCCCGTCAACGAATTCGTGGCGCGCTTCATGGGCGGCCACAACGTGATCGACACGCCCGCCGGGCCGATCGCGGTGCGCAACGACCACATGCGAATCGCGCCGGGCCCTGACACCAACGGCCTTGCCGCGGCGGTCACCGACGTCGAGTACCAGGGCACCTACGTGCTGCTCGGCCTGGCACTGGAAGCCGCCGCGCCGGAGCGCCGGAACGTGTCGGTGCTGCTGGGCGAAGCCGCGTTTCTCGCGAGCCCTTATGCGCAGGGCGAGACGGTTCGCCTGTCGTGGGCCGAGGCCGATGCGCGCGCACTCGCCGTGGCCCCCTGACCTTTTCTTTTCCCGCTTCCCCTTCGCCCACCACTTCTTTCTACGGAGACTCTGCCATGACCGACCCCATCGACTCGTCCACCGGCGTCAAGCGCCGCACCCTGCTGCAAGGCACCGCCGGCATCCTGGCCACGGGCATCGCGCCCTTCGTGCACGCACAGGAAAAGATCGTGCTGCGCTACCTGGGCACCGCGGTGAACCAGGACAAGGCCATCGCCGAGAAGTTCAAGGCCGACACCGGCATCGAGATCCAGTACGTGGCCGTGACCACCGACGACGTGACCAAGCGCGCCGTGACCGCGCCCAACAGCTTCGACCTGATCGACACCGAGTTCTTCTCGCTCAAGAAGATCGTGCCTACCGGCAACCTCAAGGGCATCGACACCAAGCGCGTGAAGAACGCCGCCAAGATCACCTCGCTCTTCACCAAGGGCGAGGTGGCCGGCAAGAAGGTCGGCGACCAGGGCACGGCGCCCATCAAGGTGATCTATCTCGAGGGCGAGAAGAGCAAGGCGTTCGCCAAGTCGCCGACGCAGTTCATGTCGCTGATTCCGACCACCTACAACGCCGACACGCTGGGCATTCGCCCCGACCTGATCAGGCGCCCGATCGGCTCGTGGGCTGAGCTGCTGAACCCCGAGTTCAAGGGCAAGGCCGCGATCCTGAACATTCCGTCGATCGGCATCATGGACGCCGCGATGGTGGTGGAGGCCAAGGGCATCCACAAGTACGCCGACAAGGGCAACATGACCAAGGCCGAGATCGACCTGACGATCAAGACCCTGATCGAGGCCAAGAAGGCCGGCCAGTTCCGCGCGCTGTGGAAGGACTTCAACGAGTCGGTCAACCTCATGGCGTCGGGCGAAGTGGTGATCCAGTCGATGTGGTCGCCTGCCGTCACGGCCGTGCGCGGCAAGGGCATCGACTGCACCTTCCAGCCCCTCAAGGAAGGCTACCGCGCCTGGGCCTCGGGCTTCGGCCTGCCGGCCACGCTCTCGGGCAAGAAGCTCGACGGTGCCTACGAGTTCATCAACTGGTTCCTGGACGGATGGGCCGGCGCGTACCTCAACCGCCAGGGCTACTACAGCGCCGTGCTCGACACCGCCAAGACCAAGATGGAAGCCTACGAGTGGGCCTACTGGATGGAAGGCAAGCCCGCCGCGCAGGACATCAAGAGCCCGCAGGGCGACGTGATCGCCAAGGCCGGTGCGGTGCGCGACGGCGGCAGCTACGAGCAGCGCATGGGCGGCATCGCGTGCTGGAACGCGGTGATGGACGAGAACGAGTACATGGTCCGCAAGTGGAACGAATTCGTCGCCGCCTGACCGCCCCCTCGATCCTGTGAGCGCTCCCGCCACCCGCGCATCCGTCGCCGCCGACCCGCTCCACACCGTGAAGGCGTGGTGGCAGGCCGCGCCGTTCGCGCTGGTGTTTCTTTTGTTCTTTTTGATTCCGCTGGCGCTGGTCGCGATGGTCAGCCTGTGGAATTTCAACGAGTACGAGCTGATCCCCGCGGTCACGCTGCGCAACTACCTCAGCCTGTTCGAAGGCTGCTCGCACCTCACCGACAACGGCGACCTGTGCGTCACGCTCAACACGTACCTGAGCACCTTCAAGTTCTGCGTGCTGGTGTGGGGCATCACGCTGCTCGTCGGTTTTTCGGTCGCGTACTTCCTCGCGTTCCATGTGCGCTCCTCGACCATGCAGACGGTGCTGTTCGTGCTGTGCACCGTGCCCTTCTGGACATCGAACGTGA
This region of Variovorax sp. RKNM96 genomic DNA includes:
- a CDS encoding ABC transporter ATP-binding protein, whose protein sequence is MNAVAPLPPAAVEIVALSKRYAPGTPAAVDAIDLRIASGSYCCLLGPSGCGKSTTLRMIAGHESVTSGDILLDNRNITNLPAAARGTAMMFQSFALFPHLSATDNVAFSLKMKGVGKAERQKRARDLLARVAMGHLAERKPGELSGGQQQRVALARALITEPRVLLLDEPLSALDPFLRIQMRAELRRWQKELGLTFVHVTHSQEEAMALADTMVVMNHGVIEQVGSPHEIYNHPVNEFVARFMGGHNVIDTPAGPIAVRNDHMRIAPGPDTNGLAAAVTDVEYQGTYVLLGLALEAAAPERRNVSVLLGEAAFLASPYAQGETVRLSWAEADARALAVAP
- a CDS encoding extracellular solute-binding protein, with translation MTDPIDSSTGVKRRTLLQGTAGILATGIAPFVHAQEKIVLRYLGTAVNQDKAIAEKFKADTGIEIQYVAVTTDDVTKRAVTAPNSFDLIDTEFFSLKKIVPTGNLKGIDTKRVKNAAKITSLFTKGEVAGKKVGDQGTAPIKVIYLEGEKSKAFAKSPTQFMSLIPTTYNADTLGIRPDLIRRPIGSWAELLNPEFKGKAAILNIPSIGIMDAAMVVEAKGIHKYADKGNMTKAEIDLTIKTLIEAKKAGQFRALWKDFNESVNLMASGEVVIQSMWSPAVTAVRGKGIDCTFQPLKEGYRAWASGFGLPATLSGKKLDGAYEFINWFLDGWAGAYLNRQGYYSAVLDTAKTKMEAYEWAYWMEGKPAAQDIKSPQGDVIAKAGAVRDGGSYEQRMGGIACWNAVMDENEYMVRKWNEFVAA